A region from the Bacteroidota bacterium genome encodes:
- a CDS encoding DUF4331 domain-containing protein has product MLALPGFGWASSHREAPLIANDPLADNTDLYVFRSPDDTNTVTIIANYIPGEAPFGGPNYHTFGENIRYEIHIDNDANVAGDEIIYRFMFTRVNEDPTTFFNIRLGQQNLKTTYTMEKSTNGGVSFSTIITGGVVPPANIGPRSIENGTVGLGAANYNSLMTAAIRTTGAGEQVFCGPVDDPFFVDLGSIFDLGDAPRQNSGGIVRDGLARYNTHTIAIKVPIALLQKNGLPVTAATDILDGNFVIGVWASASRQATRTLNTSNGGYVDSGNWVQVSRLGMPLTNEAVIPIGMKDFWNALTPYQEITDTTLDGYFYNPELALYMDDSQFGSAVPAMAGLRVQRNSLGAFDFGNGHDGLFALKGTPAVAGTALDDNVFGTLLLPGAGKPRSADIWPIFHTGVPAVRPYHLLTGKGGDPLAAGKPFINNFLPNGGDMLRLNMAVPVTPRNSPDFSSLGVVWAAVLGITDPRFNADATLQVIPNMDGFPNGRRLEDDVTRIELQAVAGIALAAIGVTCDDQLNGVPVPSNLMLNIVQYSTGVEANDTTFKSSFPYVQTPWRGTDI; this is encoded by the coding sequence ATGTTGGCTTTGCCTGGCTTTGGCTGGGCATCGAGCCACCGAGAGGCGCCGCTGATCGCCAATGACCCCTTGGCCGACAACACGGATCTTTACGTGTTTCGAAGCCCGGACGACACCAACACGGTCACCATCATCGCCAACTACATCCCTGGCGAGGCTCCGTTTGGTGGACCCAACTATCACACATTCGGGGAAAACATCCGGTATGAGATCCACATCGACAACGATGCCAACGTCGCTGGCGATGAGATCATCTACCGCTTCATGTTTACCCGTGTGAACGAAGACCCGACGACGTTTTTCAACATTCGTTTGGGACAACAAAACTTGAAAACCACCTATACGATGGAAAAGAGCACCAATGGCGGTGTGTCTTTCAGCACCATCATCACAGGTGGCGTTGTTCCCCCGGCGAATATCGGCCCCCGCTCCATTGAAAACGGAACGGTTGGCCTGGGTGCCGCCAACTACAATTCCCTGATGACCGCCGCCATTCGGACGACTGGCGCTGGCGAACAAGTGTTTTGCGGACCTGTCGATGATCCATTTTTTGTCGATCTGGGCAGCATCTTCGATCTCGGTGATGCCCCCCGCCAAAACAGCGGTGGCATCGTGCGCGACGGCTTGGCCCGTTACAATACCCATACCATTGCCATCAAGGTGCCCATTGCCTTGTTGCAAAAGAATGGACTGCCTGTCACGGCCGCAACCGACATCCTCGATGGCAACTTCGTCATCGGTGTCTGGGCAAGTGCAAGCCGTCAGGCTACCCGCACGCTCAACACAAGCAATGGCGGCTACGTCGATTCCGGCAACTGGGTCCAAGTTTCGCGTTTGGGCATGCCCCTCACCAACGAAGCCGTGATTCCCATCGGGATGAAGGATTTCTGGAACGCGCTCACGCCTTACCAGGAAATCACCGACACCACGCTGGACGGTTATTTCTACAATCCGGAATTGGCGCTGTACATGGACGACAGTCAGTTTGGCAGCGCTGTGCCTGCCATGGCGGGCCTGCGTGTCCAACGTAATTCATTGGGCGCCTTTGACTTTGGAAATGGCCACGACGGATTGTTTGCCCTGAAAGGCACGCCTGCAGTCGCAGGTACTGCCTTGGACGACAACGTATTCGGCACCTTGTTGTTGCCCGGCGCCGGCAAGCCGAGATCGGCCGACATTTGGCCCATCTTCCATACCGGTGTGCCTGCGGTGCGTCCTTACCATTTGCTCACAGGCAAAGGCGGCGACCCATTGGCAGCTGGCAAGCCGTTCATCAACAACTTCCTGCCCAATGGCGGAGACATGTTGCGGTTGAACATGGCCGTGCCGGTCACCCCGCGCAACAGTCCTGACTTCAGTTCGTTGGGTGTCGTCTGGGCAGCGGTCCTCGGTATCACCGATCCGCGTTTTAATGCCGATGCCACCTTGCAGGTCATCCCCAACATGGATGGTTTCCCCAATGGTCGCCGTCTGGAAGATGACGTCACCCGCATCGAACTGCAAGCTGTCGCCGGTATCGCCCTTGCGGCCATTGGTGTCACTTGCGACGATCAGCTCAATGGTGTACCTGTGCCCAGCAACCTGATGCTGAACATCGTGCAATACTCCACCGGTGTGGAGGCCAATGACACCACGTTCAAGAGCTCCTTCCCTTATGTGCAGACACCTTGGAGGGGAACCGACATCTGA